TGGGCGACCTCTGCGGCCTTGGCCGAGTAAAGCACGTCACCCGCGGCCTTGAATCGCGCCCAGAGCTGGTCGTCGAGCTTGCGGCTTGCGTGGCCCGATGCCTTCCACTCGTCGAGCAGGCGACGGTACTCGGGAATGGCCTCGGTGCCGCGGCCCGCGAGCGCCTCTGCGGAGGCAATGATGCGCTCCTTGCGCTGCTTGACGTCCTTGTTCGTCGCGTCCATCTGCGTGAAGAAGTTGCGACGGGCGGTGTCGAGGTGCTGGCGGGCGGTACGGAACCGCTTCCAGAGCGCGTCGGCCTGACCCTTGGGCACCTGGGGGCCGGTGCGCTGGGCCGCCTGCCACTGCGTGAAGAGGTCCTCGATCGCCTGCGACGTCTCCTTCCAGCGAATCGACGCCTCGGGCTGCGCGGCGAGCCGCTCTGCCTCGACGACGATGGCCTCGCGCTGGGCGATCGCCTCGGCACGGGCGGCTTCGCGCTCGGCCTTCTGCTGATCGCTGAGCTCGTGTGCCTTGCCGCCGAGCTTCTCCACTCGTGCGCGTAGCGCCGCGAGGTCGCCGACAGCGGCTGGTTCGCGCAGTTGTTCCTGCAGGCGCGAAACCGTCGAGCTCAGGTCGGCGGATCCGGTGCCCTTGTTCACGCGCTGTTCGAGCAGCGTGACCTGGCCCGCGAGATCCGCGAACTTGCGCTGGAAGTAGGCAAGTGCCTCCTCTGCGGTACCGTCTGGGTATTGGCCGACGGCACGCTCGGTCTCGCCGTCGCGGACGTAGACCGTATTCGTCTCGTCGACGCGGCCCCAGGGCGTCTCGTTCGTAGCTTCGCTCACCGTGTGTTCACCTGTTCCGTGATCCGTAGAGGTCGACGAGTCGTCGACCGGTCTATACCCTCACCAACTATGCCATAGGCGACGGCCGTCCATGCTGTCGGCGGGCCTCGCCGATACGATGGCGGAATGAATGATTCCTCTCTCGCGGGTGCGGGGCAGACGGCTCCGCTCGCGGTCCGCATGCGTCCGCGCTCGCTTGACGAGGTCGTGGGTCAGCAACATTTGCTCCGACCAGGATCCCCACTGCGCACGCTCGCGGCCGAGGACGCGGGGGCGTCGGGCGCCGTCTCCGTGATCCTGTGGGGCCCGCCGGGTACTGGAAAGACGACGCTCGCGCAGGCGATCGCCCATTCGAGTGGCCGCAGTTTCGTGGAGCTCTCGGCGGTGAATGCCGGCGTGAAAGACGTGCGCATCGTGATGGAGCGCGCGCTCAACAACCGCGATCTGTACGGCATCGCGACCGTGTTGTTCTTGGATGAGATTCACCGGTTCAGCAAGGCGCAGCAGGACGCGCTGCTGCCCGGCGTCGAGAACGGCTGGGTGACGCTCGTCGCCGCCACGACCGAGAATCCGTCGTTTTCGGTCATCAGCCCGCTGCTCTCGCGCTCGCTCCTGCTCACGCTCGAACCGCTCGACGACGATCAGCTGCGCGAGCTCCTCACCCGCTCGATCACCGACGATCGCGGGCTCGCAGGTCGCGTCGAGGTCACCGATGAGGCGATGGCCGCGATGATTCAGCTTTCCTCGGGCGACGCGCGGCGCGCCCTGACGGCGCTCGAGGCGGCCGCCTCGTCCGCGCTCGCGCTGGCCGCGGAGGGCGAGGAGGGCGAGGAGGGGGCCAAAGCGGTCGTCACCGGCGACGTCGTCGCGGAGTCCGTCAACCGCGCGCTGCTGCGCTACGACAAGAACGGCGACGAGCACTACGACGTGATCAGCGCGTTCATCAAGTCGCTACGTGGCTCTGACCCGGACGCCGCAATTCACTATCTGGCTCGCATGATCGAGGCGGGGGAGGACCCGCGCTTCATTGCTCGCCGCCTCATGGTGCACGCCGCCGAGGACGTGGGGATGGCTGACCCGCAGGCACTGCTGATTGCAGTGGCGGCGGCGGAGGCGACACAGATGATCGGGCTGCCCGAGGCCCGGATCCCGCTCGCCGAGGCCACGATCTACATCGCGACCGCACCGAAGTCCAACGCCGTGATCAGCGCGATCGACAGTGCGATCTCCGATGTGCGCGCCGGCCGCTTTGGTCGGGTGCCCAAGCCGCTGCGCGACGCCCACTACGCGGGCGCTAAGCGCCTGGGGCACGGTGTCGGCTACCAATACCCGCACAGCGACCCGCTCGGCGTGTCTCGACAGCAGCACCTCGCCGACGAGCTCGCGGGGCGCCGGTATTACCTGCCCACCACTCACGGAAACGAGCGTGCGGTGAGTGAACGGCTGGAGAAAATCCTGCGGATTGTGCACGGCGAACCGCGCGGGCGCGATGGCGCCGACAGTACGTGATAGACTAGACGCTGGCCAACGCCCCAGTGGTTTCGCGTTCACGCGAGCCTCACTGTTGGGGTGGCACGACTCGGACGCCGGGTTGCTGCAACTGGTCGTTCCCTCACCGGATACGGTTCGTCGCGTCGCGTGCATTCCTTTGTGAATGCGGGCGTGACATGGCCGAGAGAACAATGCGTGATCGCGCCGCGATCGCGTCAAGCAACCTGAAAGGACATCTGTGTCGACTACGTCGCGTACGCGCAGCCAGACTCGTCTTTCCCGCTCGCTCGGGATTGCCCTTACCCCCAAGGCAGCTCGCTACCTTGAGAAGCGCCCCTATGGCCCCGGCCAGCACGGACGCACCAAGCGGAAGTCGGATTCCGACTATGCCGTTCGCCTGCGGGAGAAGCAGCGTCTTCGCGCCCAGTACGGCATCCGCGAGAAGCAGCTGCTCATCGCGTTCAAGGAAGCCCGTCGTCAGGACGGCCTGACCGGTGAGAACCTGGTCGAGATCCTCGAGATGCGTCTCGACGCACTCGTGCTGCGTGCAGGATTCGCCCGCACCACGGCGCAGGCTCGCCAGCTCATCGTGCACCGTCACATCATGGTCAACGGCCAGCTGGTGGATCGCCCGTCGTTCCGCGTGAAGCCCGGTCAGGTCATCCACGTCAAGGAGCGCTCGGAGGGCCTCGAGCCCCTGCAGGTCGCTGCTGCCGGCGGCCACGCCGAGGTGCTTCCCCCGGTTCCCGGTTACCTCGAGGTCGAGCTCGACAAGCTGCAGGCACGCCTGCTGCGTCGTCCGAAGCGCGCCGAGGTCCCCGTGACCTGTGAAGTTCAGCTCGTCGTTGAGTACTACGCTGCTCGCTAGTCTCAACTGAGCGTTTCGCGAAGGGGGTGCCGCATCTTGCGGCGCCCCCTTCGTGGTATCCGCGCGGGGCATATCCCTGCCGCTACGATGAACGGGTGCCGATCGCGGGATCGGCGGGAGGGACCACGCACATGCGAAAGCTCACTTGGCTCATAAGCGGAGTGGCGCTCGGCTTCGCCGCCGCGCACTTCGTCAACCAGACCCCCGAGGGTCGTCGATTCTTCGACCGCCTCGGCCAGGGCGCTCGCGAATTCAGCGACGCCGTCGCGAGCGGCTACCGCGAAGTTGAGCCCGAAGCGGCGCTCGACGACGTCGAGGCCGCCCTGGGTCGCCTGCGCGACAATACCGCCGAATAACACGCAACACGAAGGATTCCGATCACCCATGCAGACCGCTGAAATCCGTCGCCGTTGGCTCGACTTCTTCGCTGAGCGCGGGCACACCGTTGTTCCCTCGGCGTCCCTTGTGAGCGACGACCCCACCCTGATGTTCACGGTGGCCGGCATGGTGCCGTTCGTGCCCTACCTCTCGGGCATGGTCCCCGCGCCGTACCCGCGCGCGACGAGCGTGCAGAAGTGCATCCGCACCAACGACATCGAGGAGGTCGGGCGCACCCCGCGCCACGGCACCTTCTTCCAGATGTGCGGCAACTTCTCGTTCGGCGATTATTTCAAGGAAGGCGCGATCCGCAACGCCTGGGACCTGCTCACCACCTCCGAGGCGGCGGGTGGCCTGGGCTTCGAGGCCAAGGACCTCTGGGTGACGATCTACGAGGACGACGACGAGGCGTTTGCGCTGTGGCGCGACATCGCCGGTCTCCCCGCAGAGCGGATCCAGCGCCTGGGCAAGGAGACCAACTACTGGTCCACCGGTCAGCCGGGCCCCGCCGGCCCGTGCTCGGAGATCTTCTTCGACCGCGGCCCCGCCTACGGCATCGACGGCGGCCCCGCGACGGACGACGATCGCTACGTCGAGATCTGGAATCTCGTCTTCATGCAGTACGAGGTCGATCAGGTGACCTCCAAGACCGACTTCCGCATCCTGGGCGAACTGCCGAAGAAGAACATCGACACGGGCATGGGGCTCGAGCGCGTCGCGTTCCTCAAGCAGGGCGTCGAGAACATGTACGAGATCGACCAGGTGCGCCCGGTGCTCGACGCCGCGGCAAAGCTGGCCGGCAAGACCTACGGCGCCGACCACGGCGACGACGTGCGTCTGCGCATTGTCGCCGACCACGTCCGCTCGGGACTCATGCTCATCGGCGACGGGGTCACTCCCTCCAACGAGGGGCGCGGCTACATCCTGCGCCGCCTGCTGCGCCGCGTCGTCCTCTCGATGCGCCTGCTCGGCGTCGAGGGCGCCACGTTCCCCGAGCTCTTCACCGCGTCGCGCGACGCCATGCAGGAGTCCTACCCCGAAATCGCCGACAACTTCGGCTTCATCTCGGCGTCGGCATTCGGGGAGGAGCGCACGTTCCTTCGCACCCTGCAGTCCGGCATCCAGATTTTGGACGAGGCAGTCTCGGCAGCGAATGAGGCGAAGACCGCGCTTCCCGGCCCGACCGCGTTCCTGCTTCACGATACGCACGGCTTCCCGATCGAGCTCACGCTCGAGATCGCCGAAGAGGCGGGGGTAAGCGTCGACCGCGAGGTCTTCACGAATCTCATGCAGGCCCAGCGCGACCGCGCGAAGGCCGACGCGAAGGCCAAGAAGGGTCAGCGCGCAGACCTCTCGGTCTACCGCGAGCTTCGTGGCCTCGGCTCGACGGCGTTCACCGGCTATGACGAGCTGAACCACGAGTCCCGCGTGCTCGGCATCGTCGTGGACGGCGTGCCGGCCGTGGCGGCGCACGAGGGCCAGACGGCCGAGGTCGTGCTCGCCGAGACCTCGCTGTGGGCCGAGTCGGGCGGTCAGGACTCTGATCAGGGCGTCATCGTCGGAAACGGCTTCGAGCTCGAGGTGCTCGACGTACAGCGCCCCGTACAGGGCCTCATCGTGCACACGGTGCTCGTCCGCATCGGCACCGTCGCGGTCGACGACCGCGCCGAGACCCGCGTCGACGCCGGCTATCGCCGCGGCGCCACGCAGGCCCACTCCGGCACGCACATCGTGCACGCGGCCCTTCGCCAGATCCTCGGCGAGACCGCGCATCAGGCGGGCTCGTACAACAAAGCCGGCTACCTACGTCTCGACTTCACGCACAATGCGGCACTGTCGCACGAGACGAAGAGCGAGATTGAGGAGGTCTCGAACCTCGCGATCCGCGCCAACTACGACGTCGTGACCCGCGAGATGGGGCTCGACGAGGCCAAGGCGCTCGGCGCCATGGCCTTGTTCGGCGAGAAGTATGGCGACCGCGTCCGCGTCGTCGATATCGGCGGCGCCTGGTCGCGCGAGCTGTGTGCCGGCACCCACGTCGGCGCGTCGAGCGAGATCGGCATGATCAACCTCCTGACCGAGAGCTCGATCGGCTCCACGAACCGCCGTATCGAGTCGCTCGTCGGATTCGAAGCGTTCCAGAACTTCGCGGCCGAGCGCGCCATCGTGCAGGAACTCGCGACCGGGCTCAAGACGCCGCGGGCCGAGCTCGTCGGCAAGGTGCGGGACCTGGGCGTGCAGCTTCGGGCCGCTGAGAAGAAGATTGCGGCGCTCGAGGCCGCAAAGCTTGCCGAACGGGTGCCCCAGCTCGCTGAGTCCGCCGAGGCCATCGGCGAACTGCGCGTTGTCTTGCGCGACCTCGGCGAGGTCGGCTCGCCCGACGACATTCGTTCGCTCGCCCTGCAGGTGCGCGAGCGCCTCTCGGGTCAGCCCGCGGTTGTCGTGCTCGCGGGACACGCTTCGGGCAAGCCCGTGGTGATCGCTGCGACGACGCCGGAGGCCCGCGAGCGTGGCGCGAAAGCCGGAGCGCTCGCAAAACTTGGCGCAGGCGTGCTCGGCGGCGGCGGCGGTGGCAAGGACGACCTGGCCCAGGGCGGCGGCACCGACGTGTCCCAGATCGGCACCGCGCTGGCCGAGATTCGCCGGGCTATCGCCGGATGAGCGTGATCGGGGGAGTCCGGCTGGGCATCGACGTCGGGCGCGCCCGGATCGGCGTCGCCCGCTGCGACCTCCACGGCATGCTGGCGACCCCGGTCGAGACCGTCCCGCGCGCGAAGAACGCGAAGGGCGAGCTCTCGCCCGGGACCGATGTCGCGCGGATCCTGGCAATTGTGTCGGAGGAGGGTGCGCGTGGACTCATCATCGGCCTCCCGCTGAACATGCGGGGCGAGTCGACCGCGTCGACTGACGACGCCCGGGATTTCGCGCAGCTGCTCGCCGACCGCGCCCCGCACCTCGAGGTGCGGCTCGTCGACGAGCGCCTCTCAACTGTCTCGGCGCAGAGCCAGCTGCGCAGTGTAGGAAAGAAGACCAAAGAGTCTCGCGGAGTGATCGACCAGGCTGCGGCCGTTGTCATTCTGCAGCATGCGCTCGAGATTGAGCGTGTGCAGGGCGTGCCAGCAGGATCGCTGCTCGCCCCGAACGACGGCACCGAGGCGGGGGCATAACGGGATGGCACGACACACACCGAAGGAGCGAGGCAAGACCGGGAAGCGGGTGCTGGTCTCGCTGATCGTCGCCGCAGTGCTGCTCGGCGGGCTGGGCACGGTCGGCGCAATCGCGTGGGCCGAGTACGGCGACCGGATTTCGCAGGCGCTGGGGTGGACGAGCAACGACTACGAGGGCGAGGGCACCGGCGAGGTGCTCATCACCATCACCTCGGGCGAGATCGGCGAGGATATTGCCGCGAGCCTTGCGGAGGCGGACGTCGTCAAGACCTCCGAGGCCTTCTACGCGCTGCTGCTCGAGCAGGATCCCGCGGTCGAGTTCCACCCGGGCACGTACCGGCTCAAGCTGCAGATGAGCTCGGCCGCGGCGCTTGCTGCCCTCGAGGATCCCGCGAACCGGATGGAGCTCACCGTGACGATTCCGGAGGGATCCCGGACCGTTCGCGCGTTCGAGCTCATCTCGGGCGTCACTGAAATCCCCCTCGCGGACTTCGAGGCGGCGAACGCCGACCCGCAGCGGTTTGGTCTGCCCGAGCAGGCGGTCTCCCTCGAGGGCTACCTGTTCCCGGCCACGTACACGTTCACGCCTGAGGACACGGCGGACACCGTGATCCAGAAGATGATCGACCGGATGTACCAGGCGCTCGCTGAGCACGGCGTGCCCGCGGGGGACGAGTATCGCGTGCTCACGCTGGCCTCGGTCGTGCAGCTCGAGGCCGGGAGCAACCCGGCAGACTTCCCCAAGATCGCTCGCGTGTTCCTGAACCGGCTCGACCAGGGCGTGCTGCTGCAGTCGGACGCCACCGTCGCGTACGGCACCGGCAACACGCACACGGTCTGGACGACACCGGAGGAGCGCGCCGACACCTCGAACCTCTGGAACACGTACGCGCTGCCGGGGCTGCCCGTGGGTCCCATCGGCATGCCCGGCGACGTCGCGATCGACGCGGCCATGCACCCGGCCGACGGCCCCTGGATGTTCTTCATGCCGATCAACCTCGAGACGGGGGAGACCGCGTACGCGGTGACCGGCGAAGAGCACGAGGCAAACGTGCAGCGCCTCGCCGAATGGTGCACTGCGGCGCGCGAGCAGGGTCAGAAATACTGTGACTGATGCGGTGACCGTCCCCGCGGGGTCGCGGCTGGCGGTACTGGGCTCGCCGATTGCGCACTCGCGTTCTCCGCGCATCCATGCGGCGGCGTACCAAACGCTCGGGCTGGAGTGGAAGTACGAGGCGATCCACTGTGAGGCGGAGGACCTCGAGGCAAGGCTTGCCGGCCTCGGCGACGAGTGGCGCGGCCTCTCGCTCACGATGCCCCTGAAGGAGGAGGCGCACCGCCTGGCGGCGCGCCTCGATCCGGTCGCGACCGACAGCGGGGTCGTGAACACGCTGCTGCGCGACCCGTCCGCAGGCGGTTCCGGCTGGGTCGGGTTCAACACCGACGTCGTCGGTCTCGCGGCCGCCCTCATGGGTGTCGGCTCGGACGCGCGCGAGACGATCGTGCTGGGCGCGGGGGCGACCGCAATCTCGGCGGTGCTCTCTGCCCGCCAGATTGGCGCCGAACGGGTCACCGTGCTGGCGCGCCGCCCGGAGGCGGCAGCGGCCCTCGTCGACCGGCTGCGTCTGAGCGGCGGCGGAACGGCGGAGCTCGCCTCGGGCGGGCTCACCGGCGCCGAGGCGACTCCAGCCGTGGCGACGGCGACGCTCGTCATCTCGACGCTCCCGGGGACCGCCGGGGCGACGCTCGAGTTGCCGTTGGGAATCGAGCGGGTTCCCCTGGTCGACGTCGCCTACGACCCGTGGCCGTCGCCGCTGGCCGAGCGCTGGCGGTCGGCTGGCGGACGCGCCGAATCGGGCATCGACATGCTCGTGTTCCAGGCCCTCGTGCAGGTCCGAATTTTTGTGAGTGGAGACCCGACAGCGCAGCTTTCGGGCGAGCCGGACGTGCTCGCCGCGATGCGTGCCGCCGGTGTGGGAGGATAGGAATCATGCTTCGTTGGCTCACGGCTGGGGAATCCCACGGCCCAGAACTCATTGCTGTCCTCGAGGGGCTGCCCGCAGGGGTGCCCGTCTCGCTCGACGGGATCCGTGAGGACCTCGCGCGCAGAAAGCTCGGTTACGGCCGTGGTTCGCGCATGAAGTTCGAGCAGGATGAGCTGAACCTCTCCGGAGGCGTCGTCCAGGGCTGCTCCATCGGCGGTCCTGTCGCGATCCGCATCGGCAACACCGAGTGGCCCAAGTGGGCCGAGGTGATGAATCCGGAAGCGACCGAGCTCTCGGAGAAGTCCCGCGGACGCGGTGCGCCCCTGACCCGCCCGCGCCCCGGTCACGCCGACCTCGCTGGCATGCAAAAGTACGGCTTCGACGAGGCCCGGCCGGTGCTGGAGCGCGCGAGCGCCCGGGAGACCGCGGCGCGCGTCGCCCTGGGCGCCGTCGCCCGCGCCTTCCTCGCCGAGCTCGGCGTCCAGCTCGTCAGCCACACGGTCGCGATCGGCCCCGTTGCGGTGCCCGCGGGCGCCCCGCTTCCCGGTCCCGGCGACGTCGCGGCACTGGACGCTGATCCGCTGCGCTGCTTCGACGCGGCCACGAGCGCGCTCATGGTCGAAGAGGTCGATGACACCAAGCGCTCGGGCGACACGGTCGGCGGCATCGTCGAGGTGCTTGCCTACGGCCTGCCCACCGGGCTGGGATCGTATGTCCACTGGGATCGTCGCCTGGACTCGCGCCTCGCGGGCGCGCTCATGGGCATCCAGGCGATCAAGGGTGTCGAGGTCGGCGACGGCTTCGAGACCACCCGGCGTCGCGGCTCGGCCGCGCACGATGAACTGCACATGCAGGACGGCAAGATCGCTCGTGAGACCGGCCGCGCGGGCGGCATCGAGGGCGGCATGACGAACGGCCAGGTGCTGCGCGTACGAGCCGGCATGAAGCCCATCGCCACCGTGCCCCACGCGCTTCCGACGATCGACACCGCGACGGGTGAGGACGCCAAGGCGCACCACCAGCGCAGTGACGTCTGCGCGGTGCCCGCTGCGGGCGTCGTCGCCGAGGCGATGGTCGCGCTGACCCTCGCCGACGCGATGCTCGAGAAGTTCGGCGGCGACAGCGTCGCCGAGACCCGGCGCAACCTGGAGTCCTACCTCGCGGCAATCCCCGAGACGCTCCAGACCGCGATCGAGTCGTGACCGCGAGCCGCCGCGCGAGTCGTGAGGCCGCCGCGCCGGATCTCGCGCGGAACGCTGCGCTACAGCTCGCCGCGGCGTCGCCGGTCGTCGCCGAGGCAGCCGAGCCCGCGCCCAAGCCCCGCGCCGGCGCGGAACCGCTCCACGTAGATCCGCCTCACGCCGATGCGTTCGCTGGCACGGGCGCGATCCCGGTGGCCAGCGCCGATTTGCCGCCGCACGCCATCGTGCTGGTCGGTCCCATGGCAGCCGGGAAGACGAGCATCGGGCGCCGCGTGGCGCGCGAGCTCGGCATCCCGTTCATCGACTCCGACGCCCGCATCGTGCAGGCCCACGGCCCGATCCCCGAGATCTTCGAGCAGCGCGGCGAGCCCGCGTTTCGTGAGATCGAAGCGGCGACGATCGCCGCGGAGCTCGCCGAACCCGGCGCCCGCATCCTCGCCCTGGGCGGCGGAGCGGTGCTGGCCGATGAGACGCGGGAACTGCTGCGTCAACACCCCGTGATCCTGCTGATGACCACGGAACGCGCAGTGAAGCGCACCGCGAACCTGACGAAGCGTCCGCTCTTGCGAGACGACCCGGGAGCCTGGTCGCGGATCCTGGAGGAGCGCCGGCCCGTGTATGAGGCCGTCGCCGACGTCACGTTCCGCACGGACCGGGCAAGCAAAGAACAACTGGTGCGGCGCATCGCCGCCTGGATCCTGAACCCGCAATCCCGGGGAACGGAAGACGAGGGAGTAGACGAATGACTGGCGAGCGCGGCACGGTGACCGAGATTCAGGTGACGGGCGAGGCCGCGTCGACGGTGATCGTGGGGCGCGGGCTGCGCGGACGAATCATCGAGGCGCTGGGCGAGCGCGTTTCGAAGATTCTCATCGTGCACACGCCGACGGTCGGACGGGCGGCGGAAGAGCTGCGCGCCGAGCTGCAGGAGAAGTACACCCAGGTGCTCCTCGCCGAGGTGCCCGATGCCGAGGCGGCGAAGCGGGTCGAGGTCGCGGCGTTCTGCTGGGGCATCATGGGCCAGGCCGACTTCACCCGCACCGACGCCGTGATCGGCCTCGGCGGCGGCGCGGTCACCGACCTCGCGGGCTTCGTCGCGGCCACCTGGCTGCGCGGCGTCCGCCTCGTGCAGGTGCCGACGACGGTGCTCGGCATGGTCGACGCTGCCGTCGGCGGCAAGACCGGGGTGAACACGCAGGAAGGCAAAAACCTCGTCGGCGCGTTCTACCCGGCCCACGCCGTCATCTGCGACCTCGACCTGCTCAACTCGCTGCCGCGCAACGAGATCCTCGCGGGCTTCGCTGAGGTCGCCAAGTGCGGCTTCATCGCCGAGCCCGAGATCCTGGACATCCTCGAGGCCGACGTCGAGGCCGCGACCGACCCGCAGACGCCGCAGTTCCGCCGGGTCATCGAGCTCGCGATCGGCGTCAAGGCCCGGGTCGTGAGCGAGGACTTCCGCGAGAGCGGCCCGCGCGAGATCCTGAACTACGGCCACACGCTCGGCCACGCCATCGAGCATGCGGAACGCTACCAGTGGCGCCACGGCGCAGCCATCTCGGTCGGCATGATGTACGCCGCCGAACTCGGACGCATGGCGGGCGCGCTCTCGGACGCCGACGTCGAGCGACACCGCCGCGTCCTCGGCTCGCTCACCCTGCCGCTGACCTACCCGGCCGGGCGCTGGGAGGGGCTGCTCGCGACGATGCAGCGCGACAAGAAGGCTCGCGCCGGCATGCTGCGCTTCATCGTGCTCGACGGGATCGGCAAGCCACGCGTGCTCGCGGGCGTTGACCAGTCGGTGCTGCAGTTCGCGTACCAAGAGATCGCGGGCTAGCTGCGGCTCATCGGCGCACACTGTCCCGGGAACGGCAAGATCAGCCCCAGACGCTCGGGGCGGCGTCGCGCGTCGAGGGGAGGCGCGACGCGCTGCCCCACTCGCGCAGCTGGTCGGGCAGCTCAAAGTCGTCGATGTCGACGCCCGCCGCAGTGGCGATCTCGGCGACCTTCACCACTCCGCCGGACTTCTTGAGGATGCGCGCGCGAACGACGGCGCGCGCGTAGACCTCGGGCGTGCCCGACGCGTCGGGGCGCACGAAGCGCTGCTCGAGGAACACCGCCTGGTCGTCGAAACCGAGCATCTGCGACTCGATCGTGAACTTTTCCCACAGCTGCAGGGACTTCCGAAACGAGATCGTCTCGGCCACCACGACGGGGTACCAGCCGCGCGCGCCAAAGATCGCCATGACTCCGTTGCGCTGCAGCATGTCGAACCGGGCGACATCCATGATCGACAAGTAGACGCCGTTGTTCACGTGGCGCAACAGGTCGAGGTCGGTGGGCATCACGCGAAAGCTTGAGCGGCTCACATCGCGAAAGCCCAGGCGCGGGCCGCGTCGCCCGTGGAAGAAATAGTGCAGGAGGGTCCGAAACATCATGTGCATGTCGCGAGCCTAGGGGGAGTGCGGCCGCGCGCGACACCGGTTGTGGGAGCACTGCAATACACTGGCGATCATGGCGAAGATCCTCGTACTCAATGGACCGAACCTCGGCATGCTCGGGGTGCGCGAGCCCGAGGTGTACGGCAGCGCCACCCTCGCGGACCTCGCGCGCGTGCTCGATGCCGCGGCGACGCCCGAGCAGGAGGTCGAGGTGCGCCAGACGGACAACGAGGCCGAGATGGTCGGCTGGCTGCACGAGGCGGCACTGTCGCGCACCGATGTGATCCTGAACCCCGCCGCGTTCACGCACTACAGCTACGCGATGCGCGACGCCGCCGCCATGGTGCCGGGGGCGGGCGCCCGCCTCATCGAGGTGCACATCTCGAACCCGCACACACGTGAGACGTTCCGTCACACGAGCGTGATCTCCGGCATTGCCTCCGGCGTCATTGCCGGCTTCGGTTTCGACTCGTACTCGCTCGCCCTGATCGCCCTCCGCGGGGCTTGATCGGGACGCGCCCCGCGCCGCAAGGCGTCCAGGCGCTGACGCGGTAGACTGTTCGCTGCGTGCAATTGCGCGATTGAACCTGAAGACCGGAGACGAAACCCAGCATGGCAACTTCGAGCGACATCAAGAACGGCACCGTCATCAAGGTTGACGGCCAGCTCTGGAGCGTGGTGGAGTTCCAGCACGTCAAGCCCGGTAAGGGTGGCGCGTTCGTGCGCACCAAGCAGAAGAACGTCGTCACCGGCAAGATCATCGACAAGACCTACAACGCG
This genomic stretch from Leucobacter sp. CX169 harbors:
- a CDS encoding DUF349 domain-containing protein, which gives rise to MSEATNETPWGRVDETNTVYVRDGETERAVGQYPDGTAEEALAYFQRKFADLAGQVTLLEQRVNKGTGSADLSSTVSRLQEQLREPAAVGDLAALRARVEKLGGKAHELSDQQKAEREAARAEAIAQREAIVVEAERLAAQPEASIRWKETSQAIEDLFTQWQAAQRTGPQVPKGQADALWKRFRTARQHLDTARRNFFTQMDATNKDVKQRKERIIASAEALAGRGTEAIPEYRRLLDEWKASGHASRKLDDQLWARFKAAGDVLYSAKAAEVAQSSEEEQENLVLKEALLVEAEPLLQSTDHDAARKRLTDIQLRWDEIGRVPREALRTIDGRIRAVEDHVKALQEAHWRASNPETKARSEGLRGQLEASIAELTAEAESAKTPKAKAEAEEKLATQRSWLEALGA
- a CDS encoding replication-associated recombination protein A — protein: MNDSSLAGAGQTAPLAVRMRPRSLDEVVGQQHLLRPGSPLRTLAAEDAGASGAVSVILWGPPGTGKTTLAQAIAHSSGRSFVELSAVNAGVKDVRIVMERALNNRDLYGIATVLFLDEIHRFSKAQQDALLPGVENGWVTLVAATTENPSFSVISPLLSRSLLLTLEPLDDDQLRELLTRSITDDRGLAGRVEVTDEAMAAMIQLSSGDARRALTALEAAASSALALAAEGEEGEEGAKAVVTGDVVAESVNRALLRYDKNGDEHYDVISAFIKSLRGSDPDAAIHYLARMIEAGEDPRFIARRLMVHAAEDVGMADPQALLIAVAAAEATQMIGLPEARIPLAEATIYIATAPKSNAVISAIDSAISDVRAGRFGRVPKPLRDAHYAGAKRLGHGVGYQYPHSDPLGVSRQQHLADELAGRRYYLPTTHGNERAVSERLEKILRIVHGEPRGRDGADST
- the rpsD gene encoding 30S ribosomal protein S4 is translated as MSTTSRTRSQTRLSRSLGIALTPKAARYLEKRPYGPGQHGRTKRKSDSDYAVRLREKQRLRAQYGIREKQLLIAFKEARRQDGLTGENLVEILEMRLDALVLRAGFARTTAQARQLIVHRHIMVNGQLVDRPSFRVKPGQVIHVKERSEGLEPLQVAAAGGHAEVLPPVPGYLEVELDKLQARLLRRPKRAEVPVTCEVQLVVEYYAAR
- the alaS gene encoding alanine--tRNA ligase; this encodes MQTAEIRRRWLDFFAERGHTVVPSASLVSDDPTLMFTVAGMVPFVPYLSGMVPAPYPRATSVQKCIRTNDIEEVGRTPRHGTFFQMCGNFSFGDYFKEGAIRNAWDLLTTSEAAGGLGFEAKDLWVTIYEDDDEAFALWRDIAGLPAERIQRLGKETNYWSTGQPGPAGPCSEIFFDRGPAYGIDGGPATDDDRYVEIWNLVFMQYEVDQVTSKTDFRILGELPKKNIDTGMGLERVAFLKQGVENMYEIDQVRPVLDAAAKLAGKTYGADHGDDVRLRIVADHVRSGLMLIGDGVTPSNEGRGYILRRLLRRVVLSMRLLGVEGATFPELFTASRDAMQESYPEIADNFGFISASAFGEERTFLRTLQSGIQILDEAVSAANEAKTALPGPTAFLLHDTHGFPIELTLEIAEEAGVSVDREVFTNLMQAQRDRAKADAKAKKGQRADLSVYRELRGLGSTAFTGYDELNHESRVLGIVVDGVPAVAAHEGQTAEVVLAETSLWAESGGQDSDQGVIVGNGFELEVLDVQRPVQGLIVHTVLVRIGTVAVDDRAETRVDAGYRRGATQAHSGTHIVHAALRQILGETAHQAGSYNKAGYLRLDFTHNAALSHETKSEIEEVSNLAIRANYDVVTREMGLDEAKALGAMALFGEKYGDRVRVVDIGGAWSRELCAGTHVGASSEIGMINLLTESSIGSTNRRIESLVGFEAFQNFAAERAIVQELATGLKTPRAELVGKVRDLGVQLRAAEKKIAALEAAKLAERVPQLAESAEAIGELRVVLRDLGEVGSPDDIRSLALQVRERLSGQPAVVVLAGHASGKPVVIAATTPEARERGAKAGALAKLGAGVLGGGGGGKDDLAQGGGTDVSQIGTALAEIRRAIAG
- the ruvX gene encoding Holliday junction resolvase RuvX gives rise to the protein MSVIGGVRLGIDVGRARIGVARCDLHGMLATPVETVPRAKNAKGELSPGTDVARILAIVSEEGARGLIIGLPLNMRGESTASTDDARDFAQLLADRAPHLEVRLVDERLSTVSAQSQLRSVGKKTKESRGVIDQAAAVVILQHALEIERVQGVPAGSLLAPNDGTEAGA
- the mltG gene encoding endolytic transglycosylase MltG, with the translated sequence MARHTPKERGKTGKRVLVSLIVAAVLLGGLGTVGAIAWAEYGDRISQALGWTSNDYEGEGTGEVLITITSGEIGEDIAASLAEADVVKTSEAFYALLLEQDPAVEFHPGTYRLKLQMSSAAALAALEDPANRMELTVTIPEGSRTVRAFELISGVTEIPLADFEAANADPQRFGLPEQAVSLEGYLFPATYTFTPEDTADTVIQKMIDRMYQALAEHGVPAGDEYRVLTLASVVQLEAGSNPADFPKIARVFLNRLDQGVLLQSDATVAYGTGNTHTVWTTPEERADTSNLWNTYALPGLPVGPIGMPGDVAIDAAMHPADGPWMFFMPINLETGETAYAVTGEEHEANVQRLAEWCTAAREQGQKYCD